The Corallococcus silvisoli genome contains a region encoding:
- a CDS encoding tetratricopeptide repeat protein: MSTSPSKTLSPTELAKLEHSFASDPSSDAYKPLAEAYLDLGRFMEAMVVCKKGVKAHPTAADPRLLLARVYAAQNKDKKALEEVMGALQVQPEDKAALRMAGVLQIKGGEADVGRGNLLKAYQADPGDPETVTLLQQYKVEIPRPAAPTPVLAPVAPPPPAAPEAPAAASVPVASPPVAAPAAVGRVNAPTQQAARTAGPARTADAGARPTGPRRPQVVVEEVDEDDDEPASRRKSAPKGKGSKVLSLVLLVLIPLFAGGYGWYSAQAKKRGRELKKNLDVATDQLKHDSFASYKKACEAADLALEVDPDSTAAHGYLAYAYAIRWGEHGGGDDARRKAEEHLAAAQKGKELSSHLIAAQALIKTYSGDGKGALASLEAQVKDLNDKGKASSLLYLTLGLIQMNAGDLERARDSLERAQALAPDDPRVYAGLGAVYRRLGQDNTAWKDYDFALRYEKDHPESLLGRSLLMLEQDEPIYAVASRDIKKLLEAEPPPSPRQLAAAQLARSLLIARVALAMPALKPDMQQKLSESTGVPVDPAKAKAEVAKAEDTGFTLDKQNPELNLIKGRRLLAEGNFDAAAEEIRKAIRVDGSRAQFHVELAKALMGKPGGEKEASEALVTALKTMGESPKLVVMLGNAYRRQGKLDDALAQYQRAVKDPKAKNPEARLAMGAIYRERSDWDKAKEQLEKANQEFVGQPDRSAMALTELGRVYQGKGDAAKADETYQRALTSDENYTPVYYFYASLLSKDPKQSAKVRTLAQEYVKREPKGEYLADAQRLAGN, translated from the coding sequence ATGTCCACCTCCCCTTCGAAGACGTTGAGCCCCACCGAGCTCGCGAAGCTTGAGCATTCGTTCGCTTCCGATCCCTCGTCGGATGCGTACAAGCCCCTGGCGGAGGCGTACCTCGACCTGGGTCGCTTCATGGAGGCGATGGTCGTCTGCAAGAAGGGCGTGAAGGCACACCCGACCGCGGCCGATCCCCGCCTCCTGCTCGCGCGCGTCTACGCCGCGCAGAACAAGGACAAGAAGGCGCTCGAGGAGGTCATGGGCGCGCTCCAGGTCCAGCCCGAGGACAAGGCAGCCCTGCGCATGGCGGGCGTCCTGCAGATCAAGGGCGGCGAAGCGGACGTCGGCCGCGGCAACCTGCTCAAGGCCTACCAGGCGGACCCGGGTGACCCGGAGACCGTCACGCTCCTCCAGCAGTACAAGGTGGAGATTCCCCGCCCGGCGGCGCCCACCCCGGTGCTCGCGCCGGTGGCCCCGCCGCCCCCGGCCGCTCCCGAGGCCCCCGCCGCGGCGAGCGTGCCCGTGGCGAGCCCTCCCGTGGCCGCGCCCGCCGCCGTGGGCCGCGTCAACGCCCCCACGCAGCAGGCGGCCCGCACGGCGGGTCCCGCGAGGACCGCGGACGCGGGCGCTCGCCCCACCGGCCCGCGCCGCCCGCAGGTGGTGGTGGAAGAGGTGGACGAGGACGACGACGAGCCGGCGTCGCGCCGCAAGAGCGCGCCCAAGGGCAAGGGCAGCAAGGTGCTGTCGCTGGTCCTGCTCGTCCTCATCCCGCTGTTCGCGGGTGGCTACGGCTGGTACTCGGCGCAGGCGAAGAAGCGCGGCCGCGAACTCAAGAAGAACCTGGATGTCGCCACTGATCAGCTCAAGCACGACTCGTTCGCCAGCTACAAGAAGGCGTGCGAGGCGGCGGACCTGGCGCTGGAGGTGGACCCGGACTCCACGGCGGCCCACGGTTACCTGGCGTACGCGTACGCCATCCGTTGGGGTGAGCACGGCGGCGGTGACGACGCCCGGCGCAAGGCCGAGGAGCACCTGGCGGCGGCCCAGAAGGGCAAGGAGCTGTCCAGCCACCTCATCGCGGCGCAGGCGCTGATCAAGACCTACAGCGGTGATGGCAAGGGCGCGCTGGCGTCGCTGGAGGCGCAGGTCAAGGACCTCAACGACAAGGGCAAGGCGTCCTCGCTCCTGTACCTCACGCTGGGCCTCATCCAGATGAACGCGGGCGACCTGGAGCGCGCGCGGGACAGCCTGGAGCGCGCGCAGGCGCTGGCGCCGGACGACCCGCGCGTCTACGCGGGCCTGGGCGCGGTGTACCGCCGGCTGGGCCAGGACAACACCGCCTGGAAGGACTACGACTTCGCGCTCCGCTACGAGAAGGACCACCCGGAGTCGCTGCTGGGCCGCTCGCTGCTGATGCTGGAGCAGGACGAGCCGATCTACGCGGTGGCCAGCCGCGACATCAAGAAGCTGCTGGAGGCCGAGCCGCCGCCCAGCCCCCGCCAGCTCGCCGCCGCCCAGCTGGCGCGCTCGCTGCTCATCGCGCGCGTGGCGCTGGCCATGCCCGCCCTGAAGCCGGACATGCAGCAGAAGCTGTCCGAATCGACGGGCGTGCCGGTGGATCCAGCCAAGGCGAAGGCCGAGGTGGCCAAGGCGGAAGACACCGGCTTCACGCTCGACAAGCAGAACCCGGAGCTGAACCTCATCAAGGGCCGGCGCCTGCTGGCCGAAGGCAACTTCGACGCGGCCGCGGAGGAGATCCGCAAGGCCATCCGCGTGGACGGCAGCCGCGCGCAGTTCCATGTGGAGCTGGCCAAGGCGCTCATGGGCAAGCCGGGCGGCGAGAAGGAGGCCTCCGAGGCGCTCGTGACCGCGCTCAAGACGATGGGGGAGAGCCCCAAGCTGGTGGTGATGCTGGGCAACGCCTACCGCCGCCAGGGCAAGCTGGACGACGCGCTGGCGCAGTACCAGCGCGCGGTGAAGGACCCGAAGGCGAAGAACCCCGAGGCCCGCCTCGCCATGGGCGCCATCTACCGGGAGCGTTCGGATTGGGACAAGGCGAAGGAGCAGTTGGAGAAGGCCAACCAGGAGTTCGTCGGCCAGCCGGACCGGTCCGCCATGGCGCTCACGGAGCTGGGCCGCGTCTATCAGGGCAAGGGTGACGCGGCGAAGGCGGATGAGACCTACCAGCGCGCGCTCACCTCCGACGAGAACTACACGCCGGTCTACTACTTCTACGCGTCGCTGCTCTCCAAGGACCCCAAGCAGTCGGCCAAGGTCCGCACGCTGGCGCAGGAGTACGTGAAGCGCGAGCCCAAGGGCGAGTACCTCGCCGACGCGCAGCGGCTCGCGGGCAACTAG
- a CDS encoding carboxypeptidase regulatory-like domain-containing protein gives MKLRTLGLSMVGVAGLMALPACKKDEAPPSAPATRPSAPTQEAVPPTPTAGAGTGEAAAPAPAGNGVVKGTVSFTGTPPAMAELAPSADPACDGRPEKEQSVLVKDGKLQNVLVRVKGPVAGAPAAPSTPVEVDQSKCAYVPRVQGAVAGQQVVFKNSDGTLHNVRGVVGTRPVFNVAQPPSGAPVQKPLPSDAEVLRLKCDVHPWMTAYVVSNPNPYFTTTGADGTFTLTGLPAGTYTLEAWHETLGTKAAEVTVKEGAPTEASFTFAVTDAQAKQ, from the coding sequence ATGAAGCTGCGTACGCTTGGCTTGTCGATGGTCGGTGTGGCGGGGCTCATGGCCCTGCCCGCGTGCAAGAAGGACGAAGCCCCCCCCTCGGCGCCCGCCACGCGTCCGTCGGCGCCCACGCAGGAAGCCGTCCCCCCCACCCCCACGGCGGGCGCGGGCACGGGCGAGGCGGCGGCTCCGGCGCCCGCGGGCAATGGCGTGGTGAAGGGCACGGTGTCGTTCACCGGCACGCCTCCGGCGATGGCGGAGCTGGCGCCCAGCGCGGATCCCGCGTGCGACGGCCGGCCGGAGAAGGAGCAGTCCGTGCTGGTGAAGGACGGCAAGCTCCAGAACGTGCTGGTGCGCGTGAAGGGCCCGGTGGCTGGCGCGCCCGCGGCGCCGTCCACGCCGGTGGAGGTGGACCAGTCCAAGTGCGCCTATGTGCCGCGCGTGCAGGGCGCGGTGGCGGGCCAGCAGGTGGTGTTCAAGAACAGCGACGGCACGCTGCACAACGTGCGCGGCGTGGTGGGCACCCGGCCGGTGTTCAACGTGGCCCAGCCGCCCTCGGGTGCGCCCGTGCAGAAGCCCCTGCCTTCGGACGCGGAGGTGCTGCGGCTGAAGTGCGACGTGCACCCGTGGATGACGGCCTACGTGGTGAGCAACCCCAACCCGTACTTCACCACCACCGGCGCTGACGGCACGTTCACCCTGACGGGCCTGCCCGCGGGCACGTACACGCTGGAGGCGTGGCACGAGACGCTGGGCACGAAGGCGGCGGAGGTCACCGTGAAGGAGGGCGCTCCCACGGAGGCGTCCTTCACCTTCGCCGTGACCGACGCCCAGGCGAAGCAGTAG
- a CDS encoding Hsp70 family protein, with amino-acid sequence MARYSIGIDLGTTHSAVSYFNLEDGKPRGPSQSMLPVPQVTAPGTVEARPLLPSFLYLPSAQEFPEGSLGLPWNPESSVIVGDFARSHGAKVPTRLVSSAKSWLSHPGVDRRSALLPWQAPPEVQRVSPLDASARYLRHLKEAWDHTFARAQEESGNALSRQEVIVTVPASFDAAARELTLEAAKAAGIEHPTLLEEPQAALYAWLEAMGENFRRLVKPGEVILVVDVGGGTSDFSVITVKDREGDLELLRVAVGDHILLGGDNMDLALAHTLNQRMAAEGRKLDAWQFNGLTHGCRQAKETLYADASLDRVPIAIPGRGSSLIGGTLRTELTREELDRVLTDGFFPVTEVGDLPRTARRTGLAQMALPYAQDAGVTRHLASFLTRQAQALAASEDSPVDVTGKGFLHPTAVLFNGGVFKAGPLKGRVMEVLNQWLAAEGAPPAQELEGADLDLAVARGAAYYGWVRQGHGLRIRGGTARAYYVGVETAMPAVPGMEPPVKALCVAPFGMEEGTQADVPPQEFGLVTGEPTSFRFFASSLRRDDKVGVLLDDVESELASGELEEVAPIETTLPGQPTPYGDLTPVNLQAVVTEVGTLELRCLEKNGSGRWKLELNVRMRE; translated from the coding sequence ATGGCGCGATACTCCATCGGCATCGACCTGGGCACCACGCACTCCGCGGTGTCCTACTTCAACCTCGAGGACGGCAAGCCCCGAGGCCCCTCGCAGTCCATGCTGCCCGTGCCGCAGGTGACGGCGCCCGGAACGGTGGAAGCGCGTCCGCTGCTGCCTTCCTTCCTGTACCTCCCCAGCGCGCAGGAGTTCCCCGAAGGCAGCCTGGGCCTGCCGTGGAACCCGGAGTCGAGCGTCATCGTCGGTGACTTCGCCCGCTCGCACGGCGCCAAGGTGCCCACGCGGCTCGTGTCCTCCGCGAAGAGCTGGCTGTCGCACCCCGGCGTGGACCGCCGCTCCGCGCTCTTGCCCTGGCAGGCGCCCCCGGAGGTGCAGCGCGTGTCTCCGCTGGACGCGTCCGCTCGCTACCTGCGCCACCTGAAGGAGGCGTGGGACCACACCTTCGCCCGCGCGCAGGAGGAGTCCGGCAACGCGCTGTCCCGGCAGGAGGTCATCGTCACCGTCCCCGCGTCCTTCGACGCGGCGGCGCGCGAGCTGACGCTGGAGGCGGCGAAGGCGGCGGGCATCGAGCACCCCACCCTGCTGGAGGAACCGCAGGCCGCGCTCTACGCGTGGCTGGAGGCGATGGGGGAGAACTTCCGGCGGCTCGTGAAGCCCGGCGAGGTCATCCTGGTGGTGGACGTGGGCGGCGGCACGTCCGACTTCTCCGTCATCACCGTGAAGGACCGCGAGGGCGACCTGGAGCTGCTGCGCGTGGCGGTGGGCGACCACATCCTCCTGGGCGGCGACAACATGGACCTCGCGCTGGCGCACACGCTCAACCAGCGGATGGCGGCGGAGGGGCGCAAGCTGGACGCGTGGCAGTTCAACGGCCTCACCCACGGGTGCCGGCAGGCGAAGGAGACGCTGTACGCGGACGCCTCCCTGGACCGGGTGCCCATCGCCATTCCGGGCCGGGGCTCGTCGCTGATTGGTGGCACGCTGCGCACGGAGCTGACGCGCGAGGAGCTGGACCGCGTCCTCACGGACGGCTTCTTCCCCGTGACCGAGGTGGGCGACCTGCCCCGCACCGCGCGGCGCACGGGCCTGGCGCAGATGGCGCTGCCGTACGCGCAGGACGCTGGGGTGACGCGCCACCTGGCGTCGTTCCTCACCCGGCAGGCGCAGGCCCTGGCCGCCAGCGAGGACTCCCCGGTGGACGTGACGGGCAAGGGCTTCCTGCACCCCACCGCGGTGCTCTTCAACGGCGGCGTCTTCAAGGCGGGGCCCCTCAAGGGCCGCGTGATGGAGGTCCTCAACCAGTGGCTGGCCGCGGAAGGCGCGCCGCCGGCCCAGGAGCTGGAGGGCGCGGACCTGGACCTCGCGGTGGCGCGGGGCGCGGCGTACTACGGCTGGGTGCGCCAGGGCCACGGGCTGCGGATCCGCGGCGGGACGGCGCGCGCCTACTACGTGGGCGTGGAGACGGCGATGCCCGCGGTGCCGGGCATGGAGCCGCCGGTGAAGGCGCTCTGCGTGGCCCCCTTCGGCATGGAGGAAGGGACGCAGGCGGACGTGCCCCCGCAGGAGTTCGGGCTCGTCACGGGAGAGCCCACGAGCTTCCGCTTCTTCGCGTCGTCCCTGCGGCGCGACGACAAGGTGGGCGTGCTCCTGGACGACGTGGAGTCGGAGCTGGCGTCGGGGGAGCTGGAGGAGGTGGCGCCCATTGAAACGACGCTGCCCGGACAGCCCACGCCGTACGGGGACCTGACGCCGGTGAACCTCCAGGCGGTGGTGACGGAGGTGGGCACGCTGGAGCTGCGGTGCCTGGAGAAGAACGGCTCCGGGCGCTGGAAGCTGGAGCTCAACGTGCGCATGAGGGAGTAG
- a CDS encoding DUF2760 domain-containing protein, producing the protein MTDPSASLSFFARFWLAWLCFWRCLVSREFAQAVLPASRAYDSGQLKELPSGDTAAPALPRAPAIPPPVAAAPLSPEREHASALALLSMLQREGRFVDFVQENVAAFPDADVGAAARIVHEGCRKVVHQYLTLQPVLPQGEGDAVTVPDGFDAQRIRLTGNVAGQPPYGGTLRHHGWVTTEVKFPSVSPAMEPRVLAPAEVELA; encoded by the coding sequence ATGACCGACCCGTCCGCCTCCCTGTCGTTCTTCGCCCGCTTCTGGCTCGCCTGGCTGTGCTTCTGGCGCTGCCTCGTGTCCCGCGAATTCGCGCAGGCCGTGCTGCCGGCCAGCCGCGCCTACGATTCGGGGCAGCTCAAGGAGCTCCCGTCCGGGGACACGGCCGCCCCAGCGCTTCCGAGGGCGCCCGCCATCCCGCCCCCGGTGGCGGCGGCGCCCCTTTCGCCCGAGCGCGAGCACGCGAGCGCGCTGGCCCTGCTCTCCATGCTCCAGCGCGAGGGTCGCTTCGTGGACTTCGTGCAGGAGAACGTGGCGGCCTTCCCGGACGCGGACGTGGGCGCGGCGGCCCGCATCGTCCACGAGGGCTGCCGCAAGGTGGTCCACCAGTACCTGACGCTCCAGCCGGTGCTCCCGCAGGGCGAGGGCGACGCGGTGACGGTGCCGGACGGGTTCGACGCGCAGCGCATCCGGCTGACGGGCAACGTCGCCGGCCAGCCCCCCTACGGGGGCACGCTCCGGCACCACGGCTGGGTGACCACGGAGGTGAAGTTCCCGTCCGTCAGCCCGGCCATGGAGCCGCGCGTGCTGGCGCCGGCGGAAGTCGAGCTCGCCTGA
- the cyoE gene encoding heme o synthase gives MSTRALSLSSTASDLISLTKPGLSSLVLITAAGGMFLAPGPLGPVRALVTLLATAGTVGAANAFNCYMERHSDQFMSRTRNRPLPAGRMDPATALWFGLSLAAVSLPALVLGANLLTGVLGLVALLSYVLAYTPLKARTSAAMLVGAVPGALPPLMGWTAVTNSVDAGGFALFAIMFLWQMPHFLAIALFRKDEYAAAGLKSVPLERGDESSRAQVVLYLVALVPMTLLPFQLHIVGAWYLAAAVVLGLSFLGLGAWGFFKHLGKPWARRTFFFSLVYLTGLFAALALDRVPRG, from the coding sequence TTGAGCACGCGTGCTTTGTCCCTGTCGTCCACCGCGTCCGACCTGATCTCCCTCACGAAGCCGGGGCTGTCCTCGCTGGTGCTCATCACCGCGGCGGGAGGCATGTTCCTGGCGCCGGGGCCGTTGGGCCCGGTGCGGGCGCTGGTGACGCTGCTGGCGACGGCGGGCACCGTGGGCGCGGCGAACGCGTTCAACTGCTACATGGAGCGCCACAGCGACCAGTTCATGTCGCGCACGCGCAACCGGCCGCTGCCCGCCGGGCGCATGGACCCCGCGACGGCGCTGTGGTTCGGCCTGTCGCTGGCGGCGGTGTCGCTGCCGGCGCTGGTGCTGGGGGCCAACCTGCTCACCGGCGTGCTGGGGCTCGTCGCGCTGCTCTCCTACGTGCTGGCCTACACGCCGCTCAAGGCGCGCACGTCCGCGGCCATGCTGGTGGGCGCCGTGCCGGGCGCGCTGCCGCCCCTGATGGGCTGGACCGCGGTGACGAACTCGGTGGACGCGGGCGGCTTCGCGCTGTTCGCCATCATGTTCCTCTGGCAGATGCCGCACTTCCTCGCCATCGCGCTGTTCCGCAAGGACGAATACGCGGCGGCGGGCCTCAAGTCGGTGCCGCTGGAGCGCGGGGATGAATCCAGCCGCGCGCAGGTGGTGCTCTACCTGGTGGCGCTGGTGCCCATGACGCTCCTGCCCTTCCAGCTGCACATCGTCGGGGCGTGGTACCTGGCGGCGGCGGTGGTGCTCGGGCTGAGCTTCCTCGGCCTGGGAGCGTGGGGCTTCTTCAAGCACCTGGGGAAGCCCTGGGCGCGCCGGACGTTCTTCTTTTCGCTCGTGTACCTCACCGGCCTGTTCGCCGCGCTGGCGCTGGACCGCGTTCCCCGCGGCTAG
- a CDS encoding ABC transporter permease: MSADIPVPVPSSVEAPSAPVPRREPGALALQWATVRVLLSRDVVRFFRQPSRVIGALAQPILFWFVIGSGFAGSFRVEGAQGLGYQQFFFPGVVTMVVLFSAIFATITVIEDRKEGFLQAVLAGPGSRLAVVLGKALGSSTIALMQASLFLLFAPLAGVDVKAVDYPLLAAVMVLSALALTGMGMALAWWVRSSAGYHAVMSLVMLPMWVLSGAMFPVKGAGPVLSWVMRLNPMRFSVEGVRRALYGAQASLAVGSEGGVAVGWEVPALLAFAAVFVGLAAFSVSRRE, encoded by the coding sequence ATGAGCGCCGACATCCCCGTGCCTGTTCCGTCGTCCGTCGAGGCGCCCAGCGCCCCGGTGCCCCGGCGGGAGCCGGGCGCGCTCGCGCTGCAGTGGGCCACCGTGCGGGTGCTGCTCTCGCGCGACGTGGTCCGCTTCTTCCGCCAGCCCAGCCGGGTGATTGGCGCGCTGGCGCAGCCCATCCTGTTCTGGTTCGTGATTGGTTCAGGCTTCGCGGGTTCGTTCCGCGTGGAGGGCGCGCAGGGGCTGGGCTACCAGCAGTTCTTCTTCCCGGGCGTCGTCACCATGGTGGTGCTCTTCAGCGCCATCTTCGCGACCATCACCGTCATCGAGGACCGCAAGGAGGGCTTCCTCCAGGCGGTGCTGGCGGGGCCGGGGTCGCGGCTGGCGGTGGTGCTGGGCAAGGCGCTGGGGTCGTCCACCATCGCGCTGATGCAGGCGTCGCTGTTCCTGCTCTTCGCGCCGCTCGCGGGCGTGGACGTGAAGGCGGTGGACTATCCGCTGCTCGCCGCGGTGATGGTGTTGTCGGCGCTGGCGCTCACCGGCATGGGGATGGCGCTGGCGTGGTGGGTGCGCTCCAGCGCGGGCTACCACGCGGTGATGAGCCTGGTGATGCTGCCCATGTGGGTGCTGTCCGGCGCGATGTTCCCGGTGAAGGGCGCGGGGCCGGTGCTGTCGTGGGTGATGCGCCTGAACCCGATGCGCTTCTCGGTGGAGGGCGTGCGCCGCGCGCTGTACGGGGCGCAGGCGTCGCTGGCGGTGGGCTCGGAGGGTGGGGTCGCGGTGGGGTGGGAGGTGCCCGCGCTGCTGGCGTTCGCGGCGGTGTTCGTGGGGCTGGCCGCATTCAGCGTGAGCCGCCGCGAGTAG
- a CDS encoding ABC transporter ATP-binding protein — MPDTSVPNPPPPLLRIEGLTRRFGGRTAVDGLSLSVQPGEILGLLGPNGAGKSTTFQLLAGLLAPDAGQVHFAGRVLSLSDPALRRQMGVIFQRGSLDDLLTARENLLLGARLYGLTGAEAKARGETMLSLIGLSDRGDEKVGTWSGGMRRRLELARALVHQPRVVLMDEPTQGLDEAAFRTFWTHLKRLRDAQGVTVLLTTHRADEAEGCDRLAVLDAGKLVACDTPRALASRMGGDILTLEGPEPEALAAQVTERLGLEAKVVEGRVQVEASQGHALVPRLVEAFPPGRFASVSLRRPTLADVFLQLTGKALGADAPAPTPAPRKRR, encoded by the coding sequence ATGCCTGACACCTCCGTTCCCAACCCGCCGCCACCGCTGCTCCGCATCGAGGGGCTCACGCGCCGCTTCGGTGGGCGCACCGCCGTGGACGGGCTGTCGCTGTCCGTGCAGCCGGGCGAAATCCTGGGCCTCCTGGGGCCCAACGGCGCCGGCAAGTCCACCACGTTCCAACTGCTCGCGGGCCTGCTCGCGCCAGACGCGGGGCAGGTGCACTTCGCCGGCCGGGTGCTCTCGCTGAGCGATCCCGCGCTCCGGCGCCAGATGGGCGTCATCTTCCAGCGCGGCAGCCTGGACGACCTGCTGACCGCGCGGGAGAACCTGCTGCTGGGTGCGCGGCTGTACGGGCTCACCGGCGCGGAGGCGAAGGCGCGCGGGGAGACGATGCTGTCGCTCATCGGCTTGTCGGACCGGGGCGACGAGAAGGTCGGCACCTGGTCGGGCGGCATGCGCCGGCGCCTGGAGCTGGCGCGGGCACTGGTGCACCAGCCGCGCGTGGTGCTGATGGACGAACCCACGCAGGGCCTGGACGAGGCCGCCTTCCGCACGTTCTGGACGCACCTCAAGCGGCTGCGCGACGCGCAGGGGGTCACCGTGCTGCTCACCACGCACCGGGCGGACGAGGCGGAGGGGTGCGACCGGCTGGCGGTGCTGGACGCCGGGAAGCTGGTGGCGTGTGACACGCCCCGCGCGCTGGCCTCGCGCATGGGCGGGGACATCCTCACGCTGGAGGGGCCGGAGCCGGAGGCGCTGGCCGCCCAGGTGACGGAGCGGCTGGGGCTGGAGGCGAAGGTGGTGGAGGGGCGGGTGCAGGTGGAGGCTTCGCAGGGACATGCGCTGGTGCCGCGGCTGGTGGAGGCCTTCCCTCCGGGGCGGTTCGCCTCCGTGTCGCTGCGCCGGCCCACGCTGGCGGACGTGTTCCTCCAGCTCACCGGGAAGGCCCTGGGAGCGGATGCTCCCGCACCCACGCCCGCGCCGAGGAAACGCCGATGA